In the bacterium genome, TTGATCAGGAGGGAGGGTACCCCCGTCTTTTCCACGAAGAGTCGCTGGGAAAGAACCGCCCGGACCTCTGTTGGCAGGGGACCCTCGATGGGGACCGCGACGGACTTCCTGGATGGGGGGCGGGTCCACGGCTTCGATTCGTCCTCGTCTGTCGAGATGGCAAGCGGCACCCCGATGACCCGGTCCGTCCGCGCCGCCTCTTCCGCGATCGCATGGACCGCTTCCGGGGAGACCCGAGAGAAGGAAGCGAGGGATGCCCACTGGTTGGGATACGGCTCGAAATTGTTGTCAAGAAAGACGGTATTCCCATTCTTCCTTGGGTTCTGTTGGAGGGGGAGAGCGATGAGGTTCCCGAATCCGCCTGCCGGCATCGTGTCTTGGTTGGGGAAGAGGCGGTCGTATGAAACCATCCCCAGCTGGTGGCGTCGCGACATCGTCTCCGTAAGCAGATAGCAGCCCACCTGCCGGGCGACCGAGGCGGGAACCGGACCGGAGAAGAAGAACCAGGCATGGGCGCCCTTTCCCGACCGGGACCGTTCAATCGCAGGCGGGACGCCCATCCTTTGGCAGGTCGCGACGAACGCCGTCACGTCCTCCTGCCACGACGGTCCATCGAAATCGGCCGCAAGGAAAAAGCAGGTTTCGTCGGGAAGAAGCGGGTAGACCCCGATTATGTGGCGGCCCTGAAGATGGTCGAGGACGACCTGATCGGTGACGGGGAGGAAGGCTCGGTGGGAACACTTTCCGCATTTGACGCGGGGTTTCTGACAGATGCCCCGGACCCATTCGTTCGAGCAGACAGGTGAGTATCCTTTCCGACCGGTCTTCGGTTTTTCCCACAGTCGCGGGAAGACGTCCTCCCTGCCCCGGAAGAGGCTCCGGAAAAGGACGACCTTCTCAGCGTGTGTGGACGGGGCCTTGGACGGGAAGGGTAGACTGTCGGACGGGACCGGCTTCGGCGGAATGGGAGCGGAATCTTCTACTGCCAGCCGGTCCTTGAGTTCTTGGAGCTTTGCGAGCGCCTCATCCCGTTCCTTCTCTACCCGGGCCAGCCGTGCCTCTTCCTCGGCGATCCTCTTGCGGAGTGATTCGAGATCAGACATGAGTCAGGGAATTTCCTTCAGGGCGTCCTTCGGGGAGAGGATCCTGATCCCGTTGACGGGCGGGAAGTGTTTCGGGTTCGATGTGATGATCGCTTTAGCCTTTCCCGCTATTGCGGCGGCGAAGAAGATATCGTCGGCAGGGTCAGGGGAGATCTCGACGGAGTACCAAGGTTGGACCAGCATGCCGCCACGATGCAACGAAGCGATAAGGTTGCCGGTATGGGCGGTCCGGACCCGGAGGCGATTGAGCACCTCCTTGTACTCGTCGAGGATATCTTCGGTCAGGATGAGATCGAAGGAGCGCTTCTTGCGATCCAGCCATCTTTCGAGGAGAAGGCGGGAGGGAAGAAAGCCTGGATCCCCCTCATGAGGACGCTCGTGTCCAGAACGTAGCGGTGGCGCTTACCTCGCCGTGATGGTGACAACGGCCGTCTCGCCCTTTCCGGCGCGTGAACTGCGCCCTGATCGGACGTCGGATACGGCCTCATCGATGTCCCCCTCGGTGATCCTTGCCTCCCGCATCTCCTTGGCTATGGCGTCCGCTGTCTCCCGGAACCGCTTCCGCCAATCGTCCTTTGGGCGTCCCCGGCGAATCGGGGCAACCTCTTCCTTCTCGGACTCGCAATGGCGGAGTAGGGAGAGAGGCTGAGACAGGTCGATCCGGATCGTCGTTGTCGACATGGCGTCACTCTCGGTCGGTCGGAACCGAAGAAGGAGCCATTTCTGCTTCCCCGTGATCCAGGCCGAGTAGTGCGGTCGCACGTTTCCGACGATCTTGGCGATCC is a window encoding:
- a CDS encoding restriction endonuclease subunit R produces the protein MSDLESLRKRIAEEEARLARVEKERDEALAKLQELKDRLAVEDSAPIPPKPVPSDSLPFPSKAPSTHAEKVVLFRSLFRGREDVFPRLWEKPKTGRKGYSPVCSNEWVRGICQKPRVKCGKCSHRAFLPVTDQVVLDHLQGRHIIGVYPLLPDETCFFLAADFDGPSWQEDVTAFVATCQRMGVPPAIERSRSGKGAHAWFFFSGPVPASVARQVGCYLLTETMSRRHQLGMVSYDRLFPNQDTMPAGGFGNLIALPLQQNPRKNGNTVFLDNNFEPYPNQWASLASFSRVSPEAVHAIAEEAARTDRVIGVPLAISTDEDESKPWTRPPSRKSVAVPIEGPLPTEVRAVLSQRLFVEKTGVPSLLINRIKRLAAFLNPEFYKKQAMRLSTATTSRVISCAEDHPEHIALPRGCRDDLSDLLAGYDIPLVIEDKRSEGEPVEFQFHGRLTGMQEEAVERLASIPCDEERLILATGRYIGEGFDDVRLDTLFLTLPVSW
- a CDS encoding PIN domain-containing protein, which codes for MDRKKRSFDLILTEDILDEYKEVLNRLRVRTAHTGNLIASLHRGGMLVQPWYSVEISPDPADDIFFAAAIAGKAKAIITSNPKHFPPVNGIRILSPKDALKEIP